One region of Pan paniscus chromosome 5, NHGRI_mPanPan1-v2.0_pri, whole genome shotgun sequence genomic DNA includes:
- the TUBB gene encoding tubulin beta chain, with protein sequence MREIVHIQAGQCGNQIGAKFWEVISDEHGIDPTGTYHGDSDLQLDRISVYYNEATGGKYVPRAILVDLEPGTMDSVRSGPFGQIFRPDNFVFGQSGAGNNWAKGHYTEGAELVDSVLDVVRKEAESCDCLQGFQLTHSLGGGTGSGMGTLLISKIREEYPDRIMNTFSVVPSPKVSDTVVEPYNATLSVHQLVENTDETYCIDNEALYDICFRTLKLTTPTYGDLNHLVSATMSGVTTCLRFPGQLNADLRKLAVNMVPFPRLHFFMPGFAPLTSRGSQQYRALTVPELTQQVFDAKNMMAACDPRHGRYLTVAAVFRGRMSMKEVDEQMLNVQNKNSSYFVEWIPNNVKTAVCDIPPRGLKMAVTFIGNSTAIQELFKRISEQFTAMFRRKAFLHWYTGEGMDEMEFTEAESNMNDLVSEYQQYQDATAEEEEDFGEEAEEEA encoded by the exons aTGAGGGAAATCGTGCACATCCAGGCTGGTCAGTGTGGCAACCAGATCGGTGCCAAG TTCTGGGAGGTGATCAGTGATGAACATGGCATCGACCCCACCGGCACCTACCACGGGGACAGCGACCTGCAGCTGGACCGCATCTCTGTGTACTACAATGAAGCCACAG GTGGCAAATATGTTCCTCGTGCCATCCTGGTGGATCTAGAACCTGGGACCATGGACTCTGTTCGCTCAGGTCCTTTTGGCCAGATCTTTAGACCAGACAACTTTGTATTTG GTCAGTCTGGGGCAGGTAACAACTGGGCCAAAGGCCACTACACAGAGGGCGCCGAGCTGGTTGATTCTGTCCTGGATGTGGTACGGAAGGAGGCAGAGAGCTGTGACTGCTTGCAGGGCTTCCAGCTGACCCACTCACTGGGCGGGGGCACAGGCTCTGGAATGGGCACTCTCCTTATCAGCAAGATCCGAGAAGAATACCCTGATCGCATCATGAATACCTTCAGTGTGGTGCCTTCACCCAAAGTGTCTGACACCGTGGTCGAGCCCTACAATGCCACCCTCTCCGTCCATCAGTTGGTAGAGAATACTGATGAGACCTATTGCATTGACAACGAGGCCCTCTATGATATCTGCTTCCGCACTCTGAAGCTGACCACACCAACCTACGGGGATCTGAACCACCTTGTCTCAGCCACCATGAGTGGTGTCACCACCTGCCTCCGTTTCCCTGGCCAGCTCAATGCTGACCTCCGCAAGTTGGCAGTCAACATGGTCCCCTTCCCACGTCTCCATTTCTTTATGCCTGGCTTTGCCCCTCTCACCAGCCGTGGAAGCCAGCAGTATCGAGCTCTCACAGTGCCGGAACTCACCCAGCAGGTCTTCGATGCCAAGAACATGATGGCTGCCTGTGACCCCCGCCACGGCCGATACCTCACCGTGGCTGCTGTCTTCCGTGGTCGGATGTCCATGAAGGAGGTCGATGAGCAGATGCTTAACGTGCAGAACAAGAACAGCAGCTACTTTGTGGAATGGATCCCCAACAATGTCAAGACAGCCGTCTGTGACATCCCACCTCGTGGCCTCAAGATGGCAGTCACCTTCATTGGCAATAGCACAGCCATCCAGGAGCTCTTCAAGCGCATCTCGGAGCAGTTCACTGCCATGTTCCGCCGGAAGGCCTTCCTCCACTGGTACACAGGCGAGGGCATGGACGAGATGGAGTTCACCGAGGCTGAGAGCAACATGAACGACCTCGTCTCTGAGTATCAGCAGTACCAGGATGCCACcgcagaagaggaggaggatttCGGTGAGGAGGCCGAAGAGGAGGCCTAA